The Streptomyces sp. NBC_00102 genome segment GCGGACCATGACGTTCAGCCGGTTGAAGGCGTTGATGACCGCGACGAGCGAGACCAGGGCGACGAGTTGCTCCTCGTCGTAGTGCTTGGCCGCAGTCTCCCACGCCTCGTCCGTGACTCCGCCGGCCGCGTCGGCGATCCGGGTGCCCTGCTCGGCCAGTTCGAGTGCGGCGCGCTCGGCCTCGGTGAACACCGTGGCCTCCCGCCAGACCGCGACCAGCGCGAGGCGCACCGCGCTCTCCCCGGCCGCCGCGGCCTCCTTGGTGTGCATGTCGGTGCAGAACCCGCAGCCGTTGATCTGACTGGCGCGGATCTTGATCAGTTCCTGGGTGGCGGCGGGCACGTTCAGCGCCGAGACCGCCTTCCCCGCCGCCGTGAAGTGCCCCAGCATCCTGGTGACGGCGGGGCTGCCGAAGATGTCGAGCCGGGCCTTCGGGATGTTCGTGGTGGTCGTGGTGGTCGTGTCGGTCGGGGTGCTCATGGGGGCTGCTCCTTCGCCGTGTGGGCCGGTACACAGCTCTGACAGGACAGCCCGGCGAAATGTGACACGGCCCCGGCCCGTCCGTGTCCGGCCGGGGCTCAGCGCGCTTCCGGCACCCACCGGTAGTGCAGTTCCGGCCGTCCCACCTGGCCGTAGTGCGGACGGCGGGCGGCGCGGCCGAGGCCGACGAGGTGTTCGAGGTAACGGCGCGCGGTGATGCGGGAGATCCCCAGCGCCTCGCCGGTGGCCGCCGCCGTCACCCCGTCCGGCGCCTCGCGCAGCTCACGGGTGACCGCCTCCAGCGTCGGCGCGCTCAGCCCCTTCGGCAGCGCCGCAGGGTGCGGGGCGCGCAGCACCCCGAGCGCCCGGTCCACCTCCTCCTGGCCGCTCGCCTCCCCGGCTGCCGCCCGGAACTCCGCGTACCGCACCAGCCGGTCCCGCAGCGTCGGGTAGGTGAACGGCTTCAGCACGTACTGCACCACCCCCAGCGAGACGCCCTCCCGCACCACCGCGAGGTCCCTCGCCGAGGTCACCGCGATCACGTCGGCGCCGTGCCCGGCCGCCCGCAGGGCCCGCAGCAACTGGAGCCCGTGGCCGTCGGGGAGGTACAGGTCGAGCAGGAGCAGATCCACGGGCTCCCGGTCCAGCGCGCGTACCGCCTCCGCCCGGGTGTGCGCCACCGCCACCACCTCGAAGCCCTCGACCCGTGCCACGTACATCCGGTGGGCGTCGGCGGCCACCGGGTCGTCCTCGACGACCAGGACCCGGATCACGCGCGCTCTCCCGTCGAGCCGGCCGTGCTGCCGGTGGCGGCCCGGTGGGGGGTGCGGTCGCCGATCGGCAGGCGTACGGAGAACTCCGCGCCGCCGTCCGCGCTCCGCCCCAGATCCACCGTCCCGCCGTTGCGCCGCACGGTCTGGCGGACCAGCGCGAGCCCCAGCCCCCGCCCGCTGCCGTGCGTCGACCAGCCGGTACGGAACACCGCCTCGGCGTCCTCCAGCCCGATGCCGGGACCGTTGTCCGCCACCTTCAGCAGCAGCTCGCGGGCATCGGCCCCGGCGACGGCGGTCACCGTCACCCGGGGGCGGGCGAGCGCGTACGCGCCCGCCGCGTCCTCGTCGTCGCGCGGTACGTACGAAGGGGCGCCCGGGCCCCCGGCCGCCGCGTCCATCGCGTTGTCGATGAGATTGCCCAGCACCGTGACCAGATCCCGCTGCGCCAGGGTGTGGGGCAGCACCCCGTCGTCGATGAGGCTGTCTTCGGCCAGCACCAGCTCCACCCCGCGCTCGTTGGCCTGCGCCGCCTTGCCCAGCAGCAGCGCCGCGAGCACCGGTTCGGCGACCGCGCCCACCACCCGGTCCGTCAGCACCTGGGCCAGCTCCAGTTCGGCGGTCGCGAACCCCACCGCCTCCTCGGCACGGCCCAGCTCGATCAGCGACACCACCGTGTGCAGCCGGTTCGCCGCCTCGTGCGCCTGTGCGCGCAACGCCTGGGAGAATCCGCGCTCCGAATCCAACTCGCCGGACAACGCCTGTAGTTCGGTGTGGTCCCGCAGGGTCACCACGGTGCCCCGCTGCTCACCGCCCACCACCGGGCGGGAGTTGAGGGCGATCACCCGGTCCGCCGTCAGGTGGAGCTCGTCCACGCGTGGCTCGGACGCCAGCAGCGCCCCGGTCAGCGAGGGCGGCAGCTCCAGCGCGTCCGCCTTCCGGCCCACCGCCTCGGGTCCCAGCCCGAGCAGCTCCCGGCCCGCGTCGTTGATCAGCGCGATCCTGCGCTGCCCGTCCAGCATCAGCAGCCCCTCGCGCACCGCGTGCAGGGCCGCCTCGTGGTAGTCGTGCATCCTGCTCAGCTCCGCCGCGTTCATCCCGTGCGTATGGCGGCGCAGCCGGGCGTTGATCACGTACGTACCGATCCCGCCGAGCGCCAGCGCACCGGTCGCCGCCAGGCTCAGCGCCCGCAACTGCCCCCGTACCTGGGAGGAGACCCGCTCCACGGTGATGCCCGCGCTGACCAGCCCGGTGATCCGGCCCCCGTCGCGTACCGGGGTGACCACCCGGATCGACGGGCCGAGCGTGCCGGTGTAGGTCTCCTCGAAGGTCTCGCCCCTCAGCGCCCGCGCGGTGTGCCCGAGGAAGGTCTCGCCGATGCGCGTCCGGTCCGGATGCGTCCAGCGGACCCCCTGCGGGTCCATGATCGTCACGAACGCGATGCCGGTGTCCCGGCGGACCTGTTCCGCGTACGGCTGGAGCACGGAGGACGGGTCCGGGGTGCGGATCGCCTCCCGTACGGAGGGCGAGCCCGCGACCGCCAGTGCCGCGGCCCGCACCTGCCGCCGCGCGGTCTCCTCGGCCCGCGCGGAGCCGGAGACGTACGCGAAGAACGCCCCGCCGGCCACCACGGCGGCGATCAGGACGACCTGCATGGCGAACAGCTGACCGGCCAGGCTGCGGGGACGGGGACGGAAGGAACGCATGGCGGACAGTCTGCCCCGGGAGCGGGGAGGTGCGGGAGGACGGGTGGGGGACGGGACACGGGCCCGCCCGCCGCCGGGCTCCGGTCAGCCGGCGGTGACCGGCAGGTCCCAGGACCGGGCGCGGGTGAGGGCCTCCCACTCCTCCCGGAGCAGCGCGTGCAACCCGAGGTCGTGCCGGCGCCCCCGGTGCATGCAGGCGGAGCGGCGTACCCCCTCCTGGGCGAACCCGGCCTTGGCCAGGACGCCCAGGGCCGCGGTGTTCGTGGTGTGGGTCTCGGCCTCGACCCGGTGCAGCGGCAGTTCGCCGAAAGCGAGGTCGACCAGGGCGTCCACGGCGGCGGTGCCGTACCCCTGTCCACGGTGGGCGGGGTCCAGCATCAGGGCGATCGCGGCCGAACCGTCGACGATGTCCTGTCCGGTCAGGGCGATGTGGCCGAGCGGAGTGCCGTCGGGAAGCAAAACGACGAAGTCGTCGCGGTCCCCGTTCTCCAGGTCGCTCTCGACGCGCTCGCGTACCGCCGACAGGGAACGCGGCCATGTGCCGACTTCATGGGCGATGACGGGGTCGGAGCGCCAGGCATGGATCAGCTCCGCGTCGTCCGGGTCCAGCGCGGCGAAGGCGATGCCCCGGCCCCGCCAGCAGACGGTCCGGAGCCGCTCGGTGTCCCCGTGCCCGTCCTCCGGCTCCCCGTCGCCCACGGTCTCTTCCGTCCCTGCTCCGGTATCGGTCATGGGCGGAGGCTAACGGCGCCGCGCATACCGTGGCCAGGCGTTTTCGCCTTCACCCGG includes the following:
- a CDS encoding response regulator, giving the protein MIRVLVVEDDPVAADAHRMYVARVEGFEVVAVAHTRAEAVRALDREPVDLLLLDLYLPDGHGLQLLRALRAAGHGADVIAVTSARDLAVVREGVSLGVVQYVLKPFTYPTLRDRLVRYAEFRAAAGEASGQEEVDRALGVLRAPHPAALPKGLSAPTLEAVTRELREAPDGVTAAATGEALGISRITARRYLEHLVGLGRAARRPHYGQVGRPELHYRWVPEAR
- a CDS encoding GNAT family N-acetyltransferase; translated protein: MTDTGAGTEETVGDGEPEDGHGDTERLRTVCWRGRGIAFAALDPDDAELIHAWRSDPVIAHEVGTWPRSLSAVRERVESDLENGDRDDFVVLLPDGTPLGHIALTGQDIVDGSAAIALMLDPAHRGQGYGTAAVDALVDLAFGELPLHRVEAETHTTNTAALGVLAKAGFAQEGVRRSACMHRGRRHDLGLHALLREEWEALTRARSWDLPVTAG
- a CDS encoding sensor histidine kinase codes for the protein MRSFRPRPRSLAGQLFAMQVVLIAAVVAGGAFFAYVSGSARAEETARRQVRAAALAVAGSPSVREAIRTPDPSSVLQPYAEQVRRDTGIAFVTIMDPQGVRWTHPDRTRIGETFLGHTARALRGETFEETYTGTLGPSIRVVTPVRDGGRITGLVSAGITVERVSSQVRGQLRALSLAATGALALGGIGTYVINARLRRHTHGMNAAELSRMHDYHEAALHAVREGLLMLDGQRRIALINDAGRELLGLGPEAVGRKADALELPPSLTGALLASEPRVDELHLTADRVIALNSRPVVGGEQRGTVVTLRDHTELQALSGELDSERGFSQALRAQAHEAANRLHTVVSLIELGRAEEAVGFATAELELAQVLTDRVVGAVAEPVLAALLLGKAAQANERGVELVLAEDSLIDDGVLPHTLAQRDLVTVLGNLIDNAMDAAAGGPGAPSYVPRDDEDAAGAYALARPRVTVTAVAGADARELLLKVADNGPGIGLEDAEAVFRTGWSTHGSGRGLGLALVRQTVRRNGGTVDLGRSADGGAEFSVRLPIGDRTPHRAATGSTAGSTGERA
- a CDS encoding carboxymuconolactone decarboxylase family protein, whose amino-acid sequence is MSTPTDTTTTTTTNIPKARLDIFGSPAVTRMLGHFTAAGKAVSALNVPAATQELIKIRASQINGCGFCTDMHTKEAAAAGESAVRLALVAVWREATVFTEAERAALELAEQGTRIADAAGGVTDEAWETAAKHYDEEQLVALVSLVAVINAFNRLNVMVRQPAGDYQPGQFG